One segment of Scleropages formosus chromosome 23, fSclFor1.1, whole genome shotgun sequence DNA contains the following:
- the lsm10 gene encoding U7 snRNA-associated Sm-like protein LSm10 — MEVTHSIRERTIAENSLLVLLQGLQGHVTTVELREESTARGRLLNVDAFMNIRLADVDFRDRRGRLHRLTDLFVTGRNVRYVQIPEQVDIIDTIERQLRKIHRVRSFASEHGGRREFAKKKS; from the coding sequence GGTGACGCACTCGATCCGCGAGCGCACCATCGCCGAGAACAGCCTGCTCGTGCTACTGCAGGGCCTGCAGGGCCACGTCACCACGGTGGAGCTGCGCGAGGAGAGCACGGCGCGCGGCCGTTTGCTCAACGTGGACGCCTTCATGAACATCCGCTTGGCTGACGTGGACTTCCGGGACCGGCGGGGACGCCTCCACCGCTTGACCGACCTCTTCGTCACGGGCAGGAACGTTCGCTACGTGCAGATCCCGGAGCAGGTGGACATCATTGACACCATAGAGAGGCAGCTGCGGAAGATCCACCGCGTGCGCAGTTTCGCCAGTGAGCACGGGGGCAGGAGGGAGTTCGCCAAGAAGAAGAGCTGa
- the smim13 gene encoding small integral membrane protein 13, translated as MWQSLGLTVVVIVATLLCVLLFMLFGWYVVWQLFLSKFKFLRELVGDTSPQQADAELPRSGAERPPTPRHRAKAPRQRIVSPQDAS; from the exons ATGTGGCAAAGCCTCGGCCTCACCGTCGTGGTCATCGTGGCCACCCTGCTCTGCGTGCTGCTCTTCATGCTCTTCG GCTGGTATGTGGTCTGGCAGCTCTTCCTGTCCAAGTTCAAGTTCCTGCGCGAGCTGGTGGGTGACACCAGCCCCCAGCAGGCTGATGCCGAGCTGCCACGCTCTGGGGCCGAGAGACCCCCCACCCCTCGGCATCGGGCCAAGGCACCCCGGCAGAGAATCGTCTCACCACAAGATGCCAGCTAG